A genomic segment from Leopardus geoffroyi isolate Oge1 chromosome A2, O.geoffroyi_Oge1_pat1.0, whole genome shotgun sequence encodes:
- the EBI3 gene encoding interleukin-27 subunit beta isoform X2, giving the protein MASRLLLVLALCVGCSPCIGREAPTQPRVRCWASRYPIAVDCIWTLPASPLPTRPTSFIATYRLGVAAHGESRPCLQPTPEATSCTIPDVQMFSMVPYILNVTAVQPRGTSSSFVPFVPEHIIKPDPPEGVRLSPIPGQRLWVQWEPPRSWPFPETFSLKYWIRYKHHRSARFRQVGPIEATSFTLRALRPQAKYCIQVAAQDLTDYGEVSDWSLPATASMIWGK; this is encoded by the exons ATGGCCTCAAGACTGCTTCTGGTGCTCGCCCTCTGTGTGGGCTGCTCACCCTGCATTGGGAGAGAAG cccccacccagcccagggtGCGGTGCTGGGCCTCTAGGTACCCAATCGCCGTGGATTGCATCTGGACCCTGCCGGCCTCTCCGCTCCCCACCAGGCCCACTTCCTTCATTGCCACGTACAG GCTGGGCGTGGCTGCCCACGGGGAGAGCCGGCCCTGCCTCCAGCCGACACCAGAGGCCACCAGCTGCACCATCCCAGACGTCCAGATGTTTTCCATGGTGCCATACATACTCAACGTCACGGCTGTGCAGCCccggggcaccagcagcagcttCGTGCCCTTTGTTCCGGAACACATCA TCAAACCGGACCCTCCAGAAGGCGTCCGCCTGAGCCCCATCCCTGGGCAGCGGCTGTGGGTGCAGTGGGAACCCCCCCGGTCCTGGCCCTTCCCGGAGACCTTCTCACTCAAGTACTGGATCCGATACAAGCATCACAGATCTGCCCGCTTCCGCCAG GTGGGGCCCATTGAAGCCACATCCTTCACCCTCAGGGCTTTGAGGCCCCAGGCCAAGTACTGCATCCAGGTGGCCGCTCAGGACCTCACCGACTATGGGGAAGTGAGTGATTGGAGTCTCCCTGCCACTGCCTCCATGATCTGGGGCAAGTAG
- the EBI3 gene encoding interleukin-27 subunit beta isoform X1, whose protein sequence is MASRLLLVLALCVGCSPCIGREAAPTQPRVRCWASRYPIAVDCIWTLPASPLPTRPTSFIATYRLGVAAHGESRPCLQPTPEATSCTIPDVQMFSMVPYILNVTAVQPRGTSSSFVPFVPEHIIKPDPPEGVRLSPIPGQRLWVQWEPPRSWPFPETFSLKYWIRYKHHRSARFRQVGPIEATSFTLRALRPQAKYCIQVAAQDLTDYGEVSDWSLPATASMIWGK, encoded by the exons ATGGCCTCAAGACTGCTTCTGGTGCTCGCCCTCTGTGTGGGCTGCTCACCCTGCATTGGGAGAGAAG cagcccccacccagcccagggtGCGGTGCTGGGCCTCTAGGTACCCAATCGCCGTGGATTGCATCTGGACCCTGCCGGCCTCTCCGCTCCCCACCAGGCCCACTTCCTTCATTGCCACGTACAG GCTGGGCGTGGCTGCCCACGGGGAGAGCCGGCCCTGCCTCCAGCCGACACCAGAGGCCACCAGCTGCACCATCCCAGACGTCCAGATGTTTTCCATGGTGCCATACATACTCAACGTCACGGCTGTGCAGCCccggggcaccagcagcagcttCGTGCCCTTTGTTCCGGAACACATCA TCAAACCGGACCCTCCAGAAGGCGTCCGCCTGAGCCCCATCCCTGGGCAGCGGCTGTGGGTGCAGTGGGAACCCCCCCGGTCCTGGCCCTTCCCGGAGACCTTCTCACTCAAGTACTGGATCCGATACAAGCATCACAGATCTGCCCGCTTCCGCCAG GTGGGGCCCATTGAAGCCACATCCTTCACCCTCAGGGCTTTGAGGCCCCAGGCCAAGTACTGCATCCAGGTGGCCGCTCAGGACCTCACCGACTATGGGGAAGTGAGTGATTGGAGTCTCCCTGCCACTGCCTCCATGATCTGGGGCAAGTAG